One stretch of Microbacterium terrae DNA includes these proteins:
- a CDS encoding helix-turn-helix transcriptional regulator has translation MTTTFTRDARSEDHDDEVVDALTIGRRIRQLRTDRGMTLEELATAVERAPSQLSMIENGRREPRLTLLQSIARALGTTLDALLESEPLDERSTLEIQLERAMRGQTYQALGIAPFRIGKTVPTEALRAMLALQGEIERLRDERAATPEEARRANVALRRLMRTQNNYFADLEGHARRILDAVDHPGGPLTQRTASDIAAHLGFTLHYVADLPQTTRSVADIKNGRLYLSSRLASKGDPRTAVLQALSSRILGHTEPTSYAEFLRQRVETNYLTGALLIPEAHVVPFLQDAKSDRAISIEDLRDAYSVSYETAAHRFTNLATMHLGIPVHFLKVHESGTITKAYENDDVNFPTDRLGSIEGQMCCRKWTSRVVFDEDDHFNPYYQYTDTGNGTYWCTARVELSSEGAHSVSVGVRFDDTKWFLGRDTQNRGVSKHSVEACCRRAPADLEASWRENSWPNVRTPRTLLATLPTGAFPGVDTTDVYEFLEAHAPR, from the coding sequence ATGACGACGACGTTCACCCGCGACGCGCGCAGCGAAGATCACGACGATGAAGTGGTGGATGCACTCACCATCGGCCGGCGGATCCGGCAGCTGCGAACCGACCGCGGAATGACCCTGGAAGAGCTCGCGACCGCCGTCGAGCGCGCACCGAGCCAGCTGTCGATGATCGAGAACGGCCGCCGCGAGCCGCGGCTCACCCTCCTGCAGTCGATCGCGCGGGCGCTGGGCACGACGCTCGACGCCCTGCTCGAATCGGAGCCCCTCGACGAGCGGTCCACCCTCGAGATCCAGCTCGAGCGTGCGATGCGCGGCCAGACCTACCAGGCGCTCGGCATCGCGCCGTTCCGCATCGGCAAGACCGTCCCGACCGAGGCGCTGCGGGCGATGCTGGCGCTGCAGGGCGAGATCGAGCGGCTCCGCGACGAGCGGGCGGCGACCCCCGAAGAGGCCCGGCGGGCGAACGTGGCGCTGCGGCGACTCATGCGCACGCAGAACAACTACTTCGCCGACCTCGAGGGCCACGCCCGGCGCATCCTCGACGCTGTCGACCACCCCGGAGGCCCGCTCACCCAGCGGACGGCATCCGACATCGCCGCGCATCTCGGCTTCACGCTCCACTACGTGGCAGACCTGCCGCAGACGACGCGGTCGGTGGCTGACATCAAGAACGGCCGGCTGTACCTGTCGAGCAGGCTCGCGTCGAAGGGCGACCCCCGCACGGCCGTGCTGCAGGCGCTGTCGAGCCGCATCCTCGGGCACACCGAGCCCACCTCGTACGCCGAGTTCCTGCGCCAGCGCGTGGAGACGAACTACCTCACCGGCGCGCTCCTCATCCCCGAGGCGCACGTCGTCCCGTTCCTCCAGGATGCCAAGAGCGATCGCGCGATCTCGATCGAAGACCTGCGCGACGCCTACTCGGTGTCGTACGAGACCGCGGCGCACCGCTTCACCAACCTCGCGACCATGCACCTCGGCATCCCGGTGCACTTCCTGAAGGTGCACGAGTCGGGCACCATCACGAAGGCGTACGAGAACGACGACGTCAACTTCCCCACCGACCGCCTCGGCTCGATTGAGGGTCAGATGTGCTGCCGCAAGTGGACCTCGCGCGTCGTCTTCGACGAAGACGACCACTTCAACCCGTACTACCAGTACACCGACACCGGCAACGGCACGTACTGGTGCACCGCACGCGTCGAGCTGTCGAGCGAGGGTGCGCACTCGGTGTCGGTCGGGGTGCGGTTCGACGACACGAAGTGGTTCCTCGGGCGCGACACCCAGAACCGCGGAGTGTCGAAGCACTCGGTCGAGGCCTGCTGCCGCCGGGCGCCCGCCGACCTCGAGGCATCCTGGCGCGAGAACTCGTGGCCGAACGTCCGCACCCCGCGCACGCTGCTGGCGACCCTCCCCACCGGCGCCTTCCCCGGCGTCGACACCACCGACGTGTACGAGTTCCTCGAGGCCCACGCCCCGCGCTGA
- a CDS encoding NAD(P)/FAD-dependent oxidoreductase: MDPTAVPNGDISWWWRDLGGAPTPRASLTGDLETDVAIVGGGYTGLWTAYYLKTLQPDLRVTVLEQRFAGFGASGRNGGWLTNSVTGGRARYGRERGAAQQRALNESVDEVIAVAAREGIDADIVKGGEFEVARTPSQLTRLRAHAASEQTQPHTDLQLLDAADAASRIGVSGTLGGTWHPHCARIHPARLARGLAETVERLGVRIHEQTRVSRIEPGRAITDHGTVRATHVIRATEGFTPDLAGEHRTWLPMNSSMIVTDPLPASFWDAVGWSGRETLGDYAHVYMYAQRTADDRIAFGGRGVPYRFGSRVDSDGRTQERTIASLTRLLREFFPDAAGVPIAHAWAGVLGVPRDWAATVGHDRATGLGWAGGYVGTGVTATNLAGRTLADLVLGRDTDLVRLPWVGHRAKRWEVEPLRWTAVNAIYTAYHWADRIEASGSSDRTAWPASVVDVVAGRH, from the coding sequence ATGGACCCGACCGCAGTGCCCAACGGCGACATCTCGTGGTGGTGGCGCGATCTCGGCGGCGCGCCGACCCCGCGGGCATCTCTCACCGGCGATCTCGAGACCGACGTCGCGATCGTCGGCGGCGGATACACGGGCCTGTGGACCGCGTACTACCTCAAGACGCTCCAGCCCGACCTCCGCGTCACGGTGCTCGAGCAGCGCTTCGCCGGGTTCGGAGCATCCGGCCGCAACGGCGGCTGGCTCACCAACTCGGTGACCGGCGGCCGAGCCCGCTACGGGCGCGAGCGCGGCGCCGCGCAGCAGCGCGCCCTCAACGAGTCGGTCGACGAGGTCATCGCCGTCGCCGCACGCGAGGGCATCGACGCCGACATCGTCAAAGGCGGCGAGTTCGAGGTGGCGAGGACGCCGTCCCAGCTCACCCGGCTGCGCGCCCACGCCGCCTCGGAGCAGACTCAGCCCCACACCGACCTGCAGCTGCTCGACGCCGCGGACGCGGCTTCCCGCATCGGCGTCTCGGGGACGCTGGGCGGCACGTGGCACCCGCACTGTGCCCGCATCCACCCCGCCAGACTCGCCCGCGGTCTCGCCGAGACCGTCGAGCGGCTCGGTGTGCGCATCCACGAGCAGACCCGCGTGAGCCGGATCGAGCCGGGGCGGGCGATCACCGACCACGGCACCGTGCGCGCGACGCACGTCATCCGCGCGACCGAGGGGTTCACGCCCGACCTCGCCGGGGAGCACCGCACCTGGCTGCCGATGAACTCGTCGATGATCGTGACCGATCCCCTGCCCGCGTCGTTCTGGGATGCCGTCGGCTGGAGCGGCCGCGAGACCCTCGGCGACTACGCGCACGTCTACATGTACGCCCAGCGCACGGCCGACGACCGCATCGCCTTCGGCGGGCGCGGCGTGCCGTACCGCTTCGGCTCGCGCGTGGACTCGGACGGGCGCACCCAGGAGCGCACGATCGCCTCGCTCACGCGGCTGCTCCGTGAGTTCTTCCCGGATGCCGCGGGCGTGCCGATCGCTCACGCCTGGGCCGGGGTGCTCGGCGTGCCGCGCGACTGGGCCGCCACCGTCGGCCACGACCGCGCCACGGGGCTCGGGTGGGCGGGAGGCTACGTCGGCACCGGCGTCACCGCCACGAACCTCGCCGGCCGCACGCTCGCCGACCTGGTGCTCGGCCGCGACACCGACCTCGTGCGTCTTCCGTGGGTCGGCCATCGCGCGAAGCGCTGGGAGGTCGAGCCGCTGCGCTGGACGGCCGTCAACGCGATCTACACCGCGTACCACTGGGCCGACCGCATCGAGGCCTCGGGCTCGTCGGATCGCACCGCGTGGCCGGCATCCGTCGTCGACGTCGTCGCCGGCCGGCACTGA
- a CDS encoding PucR family transcriptional regulator, with protein MESPSETPTLRALLSRPALRLRLVETAQVPTEALDREVRWVHSTDLADPTPFLSEGLVLLTTGTQFEGRPDAQYAEYVERLAGRGVVGLGFGTEVVREGVPQTLADACVAAGMPLFEVPYETPFIAVARANAEAIAAQAYSRRSWALAAQRAIALAALRPDGFGATVAELAKQLDAWVGMFDAAGELMREHPIGGLDAATAAALHDEVDGVLRRGARAGSSLRLGETPFSLQTLGRGGHLRGVIAIGAGDLDQEGRGVVTSVIAMAGLALEQQQGLSRARTSLRTGLVHSLASGDPALARRISRDLWGPLPAAPVVVALTDAAAARVDGILELLELRADERRGAVFFGRIDDGLVIVGSAGDLAAVEEVVDRFAVRAGLSDPAAYESFADALGQARTARDRGTAAITAFAEVARSGVLSALSDEARTLARAELAPLVEHDAAQGARLVETLRSWLDHDCSHEATATALGVHRHTVRTRLAAVDRVLGRDLASFATRAELWAALRALDAPSR; from the coding sequence GTGGAATCGCCGTCGGAGACCCCCACGCTGCGCGCCCTGCTGTCGCGGCCGGCGCTGCGGCTGCGGCTCGTGGAGACCGCTCAGGTGCCGACGGAGGCCCTCGACCGCGAGGTGCGCTGGGTGCACAGCACCGACCTCGCCGACCCGACGCCCTTCCTGTCGGAGGGGCTGGTGCTGCTCACGACGGGCACGCAGTTCGAGGGGCGACCCGACGCGCAGTACGCCGAGTACGTCGAGCGCCTCGCAGGCCGCGGTGTGGTCGGCCTCGGCTTCGGCACCGAGGTGGTGCGCGAGGGAGTGCCCCAGACCCTCGCCGACGCGTGCGTCGCCGCCGGGATGCCGCTGTTCGAGGTCCCGTACGAGACGCCGTTCATCGCGGTGGCCCGCGCGAACGCCGAGGCGATCGCCGCGCAGGCCTACTCCCGACGCAGCTGGGCGCTCGCCGCGCAGCGCGCGATCGCCCTTGCCGCGCTGCGCCCCGACGGGTTCGGAGCGACGGTCGCCGAGCTCGCCAAGCAGCTCGATGCGTGGGTCGGCATGTTCGACGCCGCCGGCGAGCTGATGCGCGAGCATCCGATCGGGGGGCTGGATGCCGCCACCGCGGCGGCGCTGCACGACGAGGTCGACGGGGTGCTGCGTCGCGGCGCCCGCGCCGGATCGTCGCTGCGGCTGGGCGAGACGCCCTTCTCCCTGCAGACGCTCGGCCGCGGCGGTCACCTGCGCGGTGTCATCGCCATCGGGGCGGGTGACCTCGACCAGGAGGGCCGCGGGGTCGTGACGTCGGTGATCGCGATGGCGGGGCTCGCGCTCGAGCAGCAGCAGGGCCTGTCGCGCGCGCGCACGTCGCTGCGGACCGGTCTCGTGCACTCCCTCGCCTCGGGCGACCCCGCCCTCGCGCGCCGCATCTCGCGCGACCTGTGGGGACCGCTCCCGGCGGCGCCCGTGGTCGTCGCCCTCACCGACGCGGCGGCCGCGCGGGTCGACGGCATCCTCGAGCTCCTCGAGCTGCGCGCCGACGAACGACGCGGTGCGGTGTTCTTCGGACGCATCGACGACGGGCTCGTGATCGTCGGGTCGGCGGGCGACCTCGCCGCGGTCGAGGAGGTCGTCGACCGGTTCGCCGTGCGCGCGGGGCTGTCGGATCCCGCCGCGTACGAGTCGTTCGCTGATGCCCTCGGCCAGGCGCGCACGGCGCGCGACCGCGGAACGGCCGCGATCACGGCGTTCGCCGAGGTGGCGCGCTCGGGGGTGCTCTCGGCGCTCTCCGACGAGGCGCGCACCCTCGCCCGCGCCGAGCTCGCTCCGCTCGTCGAGCACGACGCGGCGCAGGGCGCGCGACTCGTCGAGACGCTGCGGAGCTGGCTCGACCACGACTGCTCGCACGAGGCGACAGCGACGGCCCTCGGCGTGCACCGGCACACCGTGCGCACGCGGCTCGCAGCCGTCGACCGTGTGCTCGGGCGAGACCTGGCCTCTTTCGCGACGCGCGCCGAGCTGTGGGCGGCGCTGCGCGCGCTCGACGCGCCCTCCCGCTGA
- the gabT gene encoding 4-aminobutyrate--2-oxoglutarate transaminase produces the protein MTAADTLTTTPLGGPSLPQERRLVTSIPGPRSQQLLERKAAAVAAGVGHTAPIEAVAAGGGVVVDADGNSLIDLGSGIAVTSVGNAHPKVVEAVQAQVAQFTHTCFMVSPYESYVAVAEALNRITPGDHAKKSALFNSGAEAVENAIKIARKFTKKPAVVAFDHGYHGRTNLTMALTAKAMPYKSGFGPFASEIYRAPLSYPYRDGLSGADAAAKAISIIEKQVGADNLAAVIIEPIQGEGGFIVPADGFLPAIVDWCRANDVVFIADEIQTGFARTGAMFASEIFGIVPDLITTAKGIAGGLPLAAVTGRAEIMDASHAGGLGGTYGGNPVACAAALASIEAFETEGLIERAREIGAILTERLTQIQAGDPRVGDVRGHGAMIAAEFVTADGSPDAALTAAVAKACIAEGVIVLTCGTYGNVIRFLPPLAITDDLLHEGIDVVAAALAAS, from the coding sequence ATGACCGCAGCCGACACCCTCACCACCACGCCCCTCGGCGGGCCGAGCCTTCCCCAGGAGCGGCGTCTCGTCACCAGCATCCCGGGTCCGCGCTCGCAGCAGCTGCTGGAGCGCAAGGCGGCCGCCGTCGCGGCGGGCGTCGGCCACACCGCACCGATCGAGGCCGTCGCCGCGGGCGGCGGCGTCGTCGTCGACGCCGACGGCAACTCGCTCATCGACCTCGGCTCGGGCATCGCCGTCACGAGCGTCGGCAACGCGCACCCGAAGGTCGTCGAGGCCGTGCAGGCGCAGGTCGCGCAGTTCACCCACACCTGCTTCATGGTCTCGCCGTACGAGTCGTACGTCGCCGTCGCCGAGGCGCTCAATCGCATCACGCCCGGCGACCACGCCAAGAAGAGCGCACTGTTCAACTCCGGCGCCGAGGCAGTCGAGAACGCGATCAAGATCGCCCGCAAGTTCACGAAGAAGCCGGCCGTCGTGGCGTTCGACCACGGCTACCACGGCCGCACCAACCTCACCATGGCGCTCACAGCCAAGGCGATGCCGTACAAGAGCGGGTTCGGCCCGTTCGCCTCCGAGATCTATCGCGCCCCGCTCTCGTACCCCTACCGCGACGGGCTGAGCGGAGCGGATGCCGCGGCCAAGGCCATCTCGATCATCGAGAAGCAGGTCGGTGCAGACAACCTCGCCGCCGTGATCATCGAGCCCATCCAGGGCGAGGGCGGCTTCATCGTGCCCGCCGACGGCTTCCTGCCCGCGATCGTCGACTGGTGCCGCGCGAACGACGTGGTCTTCATCGCCGACGAGATCCAGACCGGCTTCGCCCGCACCGGCGCGATGTTCGCCAGCGAGATCTTCGGCATCGTCCCCGACCTCATCACGACGGCCAAGGGCATCGCGGGCGGCTTGCCGCTCGCGGCGGTGACCGGCCGCGCCGAGATCATGGATGCCTCGCACGCGGGCGGCCTCGGCGGCACATACGGCGGCAACCCCGTCGCCTGTGCGGCGGCGCTCGCCTCGATCGAGGCGTTCGAGACCGAGGGCCTCATCGAGCGGGCGCGCGAGATCGGCGCGATCCTCACCGAGCGACTCACGCAGATCCAGGCGGGCGACCCCCGCGTGGGCGACGTGCGCGGGCACGGCGCGATGATCGCCGCCGAGTTCGTCACGGCCGACGGGTCGCCTGACGCAGCCCTCACCGCTGCGGTCGCCAAGGCCTGCATCGCGGAGGGCGTCATCGTGCTCACCTGCGGCACTTACGGGAACGTGATCCGCTTCCTCCCGCCGCTGGCCATCACCGACGACCTGCTCCACGAGGGCATCGACGTCGTCGCCGCAGCGCTCGCCGCATCCTGA
- a CDS encoding flavin monoamine oxidase family protein translates to MTEITRDVVIVGAGAAGLTAANELKKAGLSVVVLEARDRVGGRLWTDVVDGAMLEIGGQWVSPDQDALKETLAELGLETYSRYREGDSVYIGPNGELTRFTGEIFPVAPETEKEIVRLIEVLDDLVAQVDPDRPWEHPDAEALDRISFEAWLEEQTEDQEARDNIALFIAGAMLTKPAYAFSALQALLMAASAGSFSHLVDADFILDERVIGGLQQVPLLLAERLGDDVMLDQPVTEVHWSDPSTGSGDGVRIVTDNGLEVRARYAILAHAPILYPWIEFVPALPRLKQQMHQHISMGFVIKVHAVYDRPFWREQGLSGTAFSPYEISHEAYDNTNHGDERGTLVGFVSDRNADDLFRVSAEERKERILESLSHYYGPEAKNPVVYFESDWGAEEWTRGAYAASFDLGGLARYGADLRTPVGPIHFACSDMAGAGYQHVDGAVRMGRLVASNIVEAARR, encoded by the coding sequence ATGACCGAGATCACGCGTGATGTCGTCATCGTCGGTGCCGGCGCAGCCGGACTGACAGCGGCCAACGAACTGAAGAAGGCCGGGCTCTCGGTCGTGGTGCTCGAGGCGCGCGACCGCGTCGGCGGGCGCCTGTGGACCGATGTGGTCGACGGGGCGATGCTCGAGATCGGCGGCCAGTGGGTGTCGCCCGATCAGGATGCCCTCAAGGAGACCCTCGCAGAGCTGGGGCTCGAGACGTACAGCCGCTATCGCGAGGGCGACTCGGTCTACATCGGGCCGAACGGTGAGCTGACGCGCTTCACGGGGGAGATCTTCCCGGTGGCGCCCGAGACCGAGAAGGAGATCGTGCGCCTCATCGAGGTGCTCGACGACCTCGTCGCCCAGGTCGATCCCGATCGGCCCTGGGAGCATCCGGATGCCGAGGCGCTCGACCGCATCTCGTTCGAGGCCTGGCTCGAGGAGCAGACCGAAGACCAGGAGGCGCGCGACAACATCGCCCTCTTCATCGCCGGTGCGATGCTCACCAAGCCCGCCTACGCCTTCTCGGCGCTGCAGGCGCTGCTCATGGCCGCCAGCGCCGGCAGCTTCAGCCACCTGGTCGACGCCGACTTCATCCTCGACGAGCGCGTGATCGGCGGTCTCCAGCAGGTTCCGCTGCTGCTCGCCGAGCGCCTCGGCGACGACGTGATGCTCGACCAGCCCGTCACCGAGGTGCACTGGTCCGACCCCTCGACAGGCTCGGGCGACGGCGTGCGGATCGTCACCGACAACGGCCTCGAGGTGCGCGCGCGGTACGCGATCCTCGCCCACGCGCCGATCCTCTACCCCTGGATCGAGTTCGTCCCCGCACTTCCGCGCCTCAAGCAGCAGATGCACCAGCACATCTCGATGGGGTTCGTGATCAAGGTCCACGCCGTCTACGACCGCCCGTTCTGGCGCGAGCAGGGGCTGTCGGGCACGGCGTTCAGTCCCTATGAGATCTCGCACGAGGCGTACGACAACACCAACCACGGCGACGAGCGCGGAACCCTGGTCGGCTTCGTGTCGGACCGCAACGCCGACGACCTGTTCCGGGTGTCGGCGGAGGAGCGCAAGGAGCGCATCCTCGAGTCGCTGTCGCACTACTACGGCCCGGAGGCGAAGAACCCGGTGGTGTACTTCGAGAGCGACTGGGGAGCAGAGGAGTGGACCCGCGGCGCCTACGCCGCGAGCTTCGACCTCGGCGGGCTCGCACGCTACGGCGCAGACCTGCGCACCCCCGTCGGTCCGATCCACTTCGCCTGCAGCGACATGGCGGGCGCCGGCTACCAGCACGTCGACGGGGCGGTGCGCATGGGGCGCCTCGTCGCGTCGAACATCGTGGAAGCTGCGCGGCGATGA